In Equus przewalskii isolate Varuska chromosome 6, EquPr2, whole genome shotgun sequence, one DNA window encodes the following:
- the LOC103567286 gene encoding olfactory receptor 2D3-like: protein MGEGNQTSVAEFILLGLSQDPKIQILLFCLFLIIYLLSIFGNLLIITLIQTDSRLHHPMYFFLKNLSFADLCFSTSIVPQILVHFLVKKKTISFAGCSLQIVVFLLAGCTECALLAVMSYDRYVAVCKPLHYSTIMTQRACVQLAIMSWISGVFVSSVDSAFTLFLPFQGQNVINHYFCEPPALLKLASADTYSAEMALFSMGVIILLAPLSLILVSYWHIISAVTQMQSGEGRLKVFSTCGSHLTVVVLYYGSGIFAYMRPNSKAMNEKDKVISVFYSVMTSMLNPIIYSLRNKDVKGALRKLAGR, encoded by the coding sequence ATGGGAGAAGGAAACCAAACTTCTGTGGCAGAATTTATCTTGCTCGGACTTTCACAGGATCCAAAGATCCAGATCTTGCTGTTCTGTCTTTTCCTGATCATTTACCTTCTCTCTATATTTGGAAACCTGCTCATAATTACCCTTATCCAGACTGACTCTCGACTTCACCatcccatgtactttttcctcaaaAACTTGTCCTTTGCTGACCTATGTTTCTCTACAAGCATCGTTCCTCAGATATTGGTCCACTTCcttgtgaaaaagaaaaccatttcctTTGCTGGATGTTCACTACAGATAGTTGTCTTCCTCCTAGCAGGGTGTACAGAGTGTGCACTTCTGGCAGTGAtgtcctatgaccgctatgtggccgtCTGCAAGCCCCTGCACTACTCCACCATCATGACCCAGAGGGCTTGTGTCCAGTTGGCCATCATGTCCTGGATCAGTGGGGTATTTGTAAGTTCAGTGGACAGTGCATTTACactttttctccccttccagGGACAGAATGtaattaatcattatttttgtGAACCTCCTGCACTCCTGAAGCTGGCTTCAGCAGACACCTACAGTGCTGAGATGGCCCTCTTTTCAATGGGCGTGATTATCCTCTTAGCACCCCTCTCCCTCATCCTTGTCTCCTACTGGCATATTATCTCCGCTGTGACTCAGATGCagtcaggggaggggaggctcaAGGTATTCTCTACCTGTGGCTCCCATCTCACTGTTGTGGTTCTCTACTATGGCTCTGGAATATTTGCCTACATGAGACCCAATTCCAAGGCAATGAATGAAAAGGATAAGGTCATCTCCGTGTTCTATTCAGTTATGACTTCCATGTTGAACCCTATCATTTACAGCCTGAGGAATAAGGATGTGAAGGGGGCTCTCAGGAAGCTGGCTGGAAGATAG
- the LOC103567285 gene encoding olfactory receptor 2AG2-like: MEHWNSTLESGFILMGILNDSGSPKLLCATITVLYMLALTSNILLLLVITMDARLHVPMYLLLGQLSLMDLLFTSVVTPKAIVDFLRCANTISFGGCALQLFLALMLGSAEDLLLAFMAYDRYVAICYPLNYMVLMSPRVCWLMVTTSWILAFLCALGHTMYTMHFPFCKSRKISHLLCEIPPLLKLACADASRYELMVYVTGVTFLLLPLSVIVASYSLILLTVLHIPSNEGRQKALVTCSSHLTVVGMFYGAATFMYVLPSSLHSPKQDNIISVFYTIVTPALNPLIYSLRNKEVMGALIRVLGKYMLLTHS, encoded by the coding sequence ATGGAGCACTGGAATTCCACTCTAGAAAGTGGTTTCATATTGATGGGGATTCTGAATGACAGTGGGTCTCCCAAACTGCTGTGTGCTACAATCACAGTCTTGTACATGTTGGCCCTGACCAGCAACATCCTGCTGCTCCTGGTCATCACAATGGATGCCCGGCTCCATGTGCCCATGTACCTCCTGCTCGGGCAGCTCTCACTCATGGACCTCCTCTTCACGTCTGTTGTCACTCCCAAGGCCATCGTGGATTTTCTGCGCTGTGCAAATACTATCTCCTTTGGAGGCTGTGCCCTTCAGCTGTTTCTGGCACTGATGCTTGGTAGTGCAGAGGATCTCCTACTGGCCTTCATGGCCTATGACAGGTATGTGGCCATTTGCTATCCTCTGAACTACATGGTCCTCATGAGCCCCAGGGTCTGCTGGCTGATGGTCACCACATCCTGGATCCTGGCATTCCTGTGTGCTCTAGGACATACCATGTACACTATGCACTTCCCTTTCTGCAAATCCCGGAAGATCAGTCACCTGCTGTGTGAGATCCCACCTCTGCTGAAGTTGGCCTGTGCAGATGCCTCTAGATATGAGCTCATGGTGTATGTGACAGGTGTGACTTTCCTCTTGCTCCCTCTTTCTGTCATTGTTGCCTCTTATTCACTAATCCTACTTACTGTGCTCCACATTCCCTCAAATGAGGGGCGGCAGAAAGCCCTCGTCACCTGCTCTTCCCACCTGACTGTGGTTGGGATGTTCTATGGAGCTGCCACATTCATGTATGTCCTGCCCAGTTCCCTCCACAGCCCCAAGCAGGACAACATCATCTCTGTTTTCTACACGATTGTTACCCCAGCCCTGAACCCCCTCATCTATAGCCTCAGGAATAAGGAGGTCATGGGAGCCTTGATAAGGGTCTTGGGGAAATACATGCTACTGACACACTCCTGA